From the Alphaproteobacteria bacterium genome, one window contains:
- a CDS encoding 3-oxoacid CoA-transferase subunit A: MIDKRMASIAESVADIGDGASVMIGGFGTAGNPVNLVDALVEQGASGLTVIANNAGSGEQDLAALMAKGRVRRVICTFPRTAGSVVFADLYRQGKIELELVPQGTLSERIRAGGAGIAAFYTPTGIGTRLAEGKEIRTFDGVECVLEYGLRADVSLIRADRADRWGNLTYRHTARNFNPMMAAAGDLCIAEVREIVELGEIEPQQVVTPGIYVDRVVPTGERR; encoded by the coding sequence ATGATCGACAAGAGGATGGCATCCATTGCCGAATCCGTTGCCGACATCGGCGATGGCGCAAGCGTAATGATCGGCGGCTTCGGCACCGCCGGCAATCCGGTCAACCTGGTCGACGCCCTGGTCGAACAGGGGGCCAGCGGCCTCACCGTCATCGCCAACAACGCCGGCAGCGGCGAGCAGGACCTGGCCGCCCTGATGGCCAAGGGGCGGGTGCGCCGCGTCATCTGCACCTTTCCGCGGACGGCGGGATCGGTGGTCTTCGCCGATCTCTACCGCCAGGGAAAGATCGAGCTCGAGCTGGTCCCCCAGGGCACGCTGTCTGAGCGCATCCGGGCCGGCGGTGCCGGCATCGCCGCCTTCTACACGCCCACCGGCATCGGCACGCGGCTCGCGGAAGGCAAGGAGATTCGCACCTTCGACGGCGTCGAGTGCGTCCTCGAATATGGCCTGCGGGCCGACGTGTCCCTGATCCGGGCCGACCGCGCAGACCGCTGGGGAAATCTCACCTATCGTCACACGGCGCGGAATTTCAATCCCATGATGGCGGCGGCCGGCGACCTCTGCATCGCCGAGGTTCGCGAGATCGTCGAGTTGGGGGAGATCGAACCCCAACAGGTGGTGACACCAGGCATCTACGTCGACCGCGTGGTGCCTACGGGAGAGCGCCGATGA
- a CDS encoding pyruvate carboxylase subunit B — translation MPAVKIVDTTLRDGHQCLWATRMSTPMMLPVAEKMDRSGFDVIEVMGAVQFDTCVRFLAEDPWARLRALKQRMTKTPLQALIRSKCALSFELQPTDIACLWVERLMANGIDRFIAFDGLHDLDNLVDSLLHAKKLGAHTTGWLIFSDSPIHTDELYVEKAREFLDRCQVDALMIEDTSGILTSERAATLVPALKREIGEVSLGLHVHNLVGLAQRTQIEAVKQGVDHLYTCISPIADGNAPPSVQTTARNLRYLGYDVDLDDGLIDEVSRHFEAIALAEDKPLGRPQDFDASNFGHQVPGGVLSNLVAQLEAAGLGDKVDEVLSESTRVREELGWPIQVTPFSQFIGVQAALNVIEGERYKRIPDEVKKYALGHYGKLLAPVAPEVLDRIMENGAKTILPYGGEPEATLPGLRRRYPAAGEDELLLRQAFPDNLVDEIVAAAAEGPDHAPGESPDLQLIREIASTSTLPHVSIEKGALKIELWK, via the coding sequence ATGCCGGCAGTGAAGATCGTCGACACCACCTTGCGCGACGGCCATCAGTGCCTGTGGGCGACCCGCATGTCGACGCCCATGATGTTGCCGGTGGCGGAAAAGATGGACCGCTCCGGCTTCGATGTGATCGAGGTCATGGGCGCGGTGCAGTTCGATACCTGCGTGCGATTCCTCGCCGAAGACCCCTGGGCCCGCCTGCGTGCGCTCAAGCAACGCATGACCAAAACCCCCTTGCAGGCCCTGATCCGCAGCAAATGCGCGCTCTCGTTCGAGCTGCAACCCACCGACATCGCCTGCCTCTGGGTCGAGCGCTTGATGGCCAACGGCATCGACCGCTTCATCGCCTTCGACGGCTTGCACGATCTCGACAACCTGGTCGACAGCCTGTTGCACGCCAAGAAGCTGGGCGCCCACACCACGGGCTGGCTGATCTTCAGCGATAGCCCCATCCACACCGACGAGCTTTACGTCGAGAAGGCCCGCGAGTTCCTCGATCGTTGCCAGGTGGATGCGCTGATGATCGAGGACACCAGCGGAATTTTGACCTCCGAGCGCGCCGCCACCCTAGTGCCGGCGCTGAAGCGGGAAATCGGCGAGGTCTCGCTGGGCCTTCACGTGCACAACCTGGTGGGCCTGGCCCAGCGCACCCAGATCGAGGCCGTGAAGCAGGGCGTCGACCACCTCTACACCTGCATCTCGCCCATCGCCGACGGCAACGCCCCACCGTCGGTCCAGACCACGGCGCGCAACCTGCGTTATCTCGGTTACGATGTTGACCTGGACGACGGCCTGATCGACGAGGTCAGCCGGCATTTCGAGGCCATCGCCCTGGCCGAGGACAAGCCGCTGGGCCGGCCCCAGGATTTCGACGCCTCCAACTTCGGCCATCAGGTGCCGGGTGGGGTGCTGAGCAACCTGGTGGCCCAGCTCGAGGCGGCCGGGCTGGGAGACAAGGTCGACGAGGTGCTGAGCGAAAGCACCCGGGTGCGCGAGGAACTGGGCTGGCCCATCCAGGTCACGCCGTTCTCCCAGTTCATCGGCGTCCAGGCCGCCCTCAACGTCATCGAGGGGGAGCGCTACAAACGAATTCCCGACGAGGTCAAGAAATATGCGCTGGGGCATTACGGCAAGCTGCTGGCACCGGTGGCGCCCGAGGTGCTGGACCGCATCATGGAAAACGGCGCCAAGACCATCCTGCCCTATGGTGGAGAGCCCGAGGCCACACTGCCAGGGCTGCGCCGGCGCTACCCCGCCGCCGGCGAGGACGAGCTGTTGTTGCGCCAGGCCTTCCCGGACAACCTGGTCGACGAGATCGTTGCGGCGGCGGCGGAAGGTCCTGACCACGCCCCTGGCGAATCGCCGGATCTCCAATTGATCCGCGAAATCGCCTCGACCTCCACGCTGCCCCACGTCTCCATCGAAAAGGGCGCGCTGAAGATCGAGCTGTGGAAATAG
- a CDS encoding (Fe-S)-binding protein, whose product MPSLAQIERIRDEAEKCVACGLCLQACPVYAREPDENYVSRGRNHLLKEVLDDHNELIAGVRDRFSKCLLCRRCTTVCPHGIRTDVVTMAARAELVRQNGLPMVKRTLFRRLMKDKESLAKALRTAARWQWMLPTSREADGKIHHLPSEAAGKIRHLPWFFPGLGGRHFPAIAGKFLGEQIGDIHAPAKGSEDRHLRVAFFPGCATEFSFPEVGKALIGALNHLGVEVVYAQDQSCCGIPLLAAGDLETARRMALHNLDVFAALEADLVVTGCATCGSTLKEGWAGNLAHSDAERERFEAFGGAVRDISELLLELAEFKPLPFRSALPEGTRVTYHEPCHLAFHQDVRHQPRQILRHVFGEQFIESDDNGCCGFAGAFSLEHQELSRQIAATKVQSIARSEAHVVVTGCPGCLIQLIDNIERFGLGQRVVHISEAITPDWDSGEN is encoded by the coding sequence ATGCCTAGCCTGGCCCAAATAGAACGCATTCGCGACGAGGCGGAGAAGTGCGTGGCCTGCGGCCTGTGCCTCCAGGCCTGCCCGGTTTACGCCAGGGAGCCCGATGAGAACTACGTATCGCGAGGGCGCAACCATCTGCTCAAGGAGGTGCTTGACGACCACAACGAACTGATCGCGGGAGTTCGGGATCGTTTCAGCAAATGCCTGCTCTGCCGGCGCTGCACCACGGTTTGCCCGCACGGCATCCGCACCGACGTCGTGACCATGGCGGCGCGGGCCGAGTTGGTGCGCCAGAACGGGCTGCCCATGGTCAAAAGAACCCTTTTCCGCAGGCTGATGAAGGACAAGGAAAGCCTGGCCAAGGCGCTGCGGACGGCGGCGCGCTGGCAATGGATGCTGCCGACGAGCCGCGAAGCGGACGGCAAGATCCATCACCTGCCGTCGGAGGCCGCCGGCAAGATCCGCCATCTGCCCTGGTTCTTCCCGGGCCTGGGCGGGCGGCACTTCCCCGCTATCGCCGGCAAGTTCCTGGGCGAGCAGATCGGCGACATCCATGCGCCCGCGAAGGGCAGCGAGGATCGCCACCTTCGCGTCGCTTTCTTCCCCGGCTGCGCCACCGAGTTCAGCTTCCCGGAAGTGGGCAAGGCCTTGATCGGCGCACTCAACCACCTGGGTGTCGAGGTCGTCTATGCCCAGGATCAGAGCTGCTGCGGCATTCCCCTGCTGGCCGCCGGCGACCTGGAAACAGCGCGCCGCATGGCGCTTCATAACCTCGACGTTTTCGCCGCTCTCGAGGCCGACCTGGTGGTCACCGGATGCGCCACCTGTGGCTCCACCCTCAAGGAAGGCTGGGCCGGCAACCTGGCGCACAGCGACGCCGAGCGCGAGCGCTTCGAAGCCTTCGGCGGCGCCGTGCGCGACATTTCGGAACTGTTGTTGGAGCTGGCCGAATTCAAACCCCTGCCCTTCCGTTCGGCGCTGCCCGAGGGCACCCGGGTGACCTACCACGAACCCTGCCATTTGGCCTTTCACCAGGACGTGCGCCATCAGCCGCGACAAATCCTGCGCCACGTCTTCGGCGAACAATTCATTGAATCGGACGACAACGGCTGTTGCGGTTTCGCCGGCGCCTTCAGCCTGGAGCACCAAGAGCTTTCACGGCAGATCGCCGCGACCAAAGTCCAGTCCATCGCCCGCAGCGAGGCCCATGTCGTCGTCACCGGCTGCCCGGGATGCCTGATCCAGCTTATCGACAACATCGAACGCTTTGGACTCGGCCAACGCGTGGTGCACATCTCGGAGGCCATCACCCCCGACTGGGATTCAGGGGAAAACTGA
- a CDS encoding methanogenesis marker 16 metalloprotein: protein MSSQTKTIAEINAKLRRGDAVVMTASEFKKEVRNGYKFKVSDVDVVTTATRAIMSGTSAMLVIPVAAAGAFARAQRMWLNGVPCFPGSHPAEGTGKVDTVIFGTEESVDYPGRYGGGHLLRDIVEGREIEVECLTTDDRTILTSFTIEDLDFARLYNFRNDYQNYTAFANVNDHPSYRQNPKSIFACRPMPRLKGMTASGSGELNPLENDRRAKVLKAGMKILVNKVPGTLIGYGTRSTPGMRAISLAADMFGMDPEFMGGFKTSFGVEVTNGIAVPFPITDAEVIADLSWCLDENIALKIADIGDRIPLVNATYADLWQGAPLEVEFLAERCIHCAFQCPAEYYCPMGAISWRQKEIDQSLCVACGACTANCLGGAFTGKGQVPQGSIGDIPAFGRRIPVLFRQSNRRRAQILTEYLKELMDEGAFLLNDSSLEMKHWNL from the coding sequence ATGTCTTCCCAAACCAAGACCATCGCCGAGATCAACGCCAAGCTGAGGCGCGGCGATGCCGTCGTCATGACGGCCAGCGAATTCAAGAAGGAGGTCAGGAACGGCTACAAGTTCAAGGTCTCGGACGTCGACGTGGTGACCACCGCCACCCGCGCCATCATGTCGGGAACCTCGGCCATGCTGGTCATCCCGGTGGCCGCCGCGGGCGCGTTCGCCCGAGCCCAGCGGATGTGGCTGAACGGCGTCCCCTGTTTTCCCGGCTCCCACCCCGCCGAAGGCACGGGCAAAGTCGATACGGTGATTTTCGGCACCGAGGAGAGCGTCGACTATCCGGGCCGCTACGGCGGCGGCCACCTTTTGCGCGACATCGTCGAGGGCCGGGAAATCGAGGTCGAATGCCTGACCACGGACGACCGGACGATCCTGACATCGTTCACCATCGAGGATCTCGATTTCGCCCGCCTCTACAATTTCCGTAACGACTACCAGAACTACACGGCCTTCGCCAACGTCAACGACCATCCCTCGTATCGCCAAAATCCGAAGTCGATATTCGCCTGCCGGCCGATGCCGCGGCTCAAGGGCATGACGGCGAGCGGCAGCGGCGAGCTCAATCCCCTGGAAAACGACCGCCGTGCCAAGGTCCTCAAGGCGGGCATGAAAATCCTCGTCAACAAGGTGCCGGGAACCCTGATCGGCTATGGCACGCGCAGCACTCCGGGAATGCGGGCGATCTCGCTGGCGGCCGACATGTTCGGCATGGATCCGGAGTTCATGGGCGGTTTCAAGACCAGCTTCGGGGTCGAGGTGACCAACGGCATCGCCGTGCCCTTTCCCATCACCGATGCCGAGGTCATCGCCGACCTGTCGTGGTGCCTGGACGAGAACATCGCCCTCAAGATCGCCGACATCGGCGATCGCATCCCGCTGGTCAACGCCACCTACGCCGATCTCTGGCAAGGCGCCCCCCTGGAGGTCGAGTTCCTGGCCGAGCGCTGCATCCATTGCGCCTTCCAGTGCCCGGCCGAATATTACTGCCCCATGGGAGCGATCTCGTGGCGCCAGAAGGAAATCGACCAGAGCCTGTGCGTCGCCTGCGGTGCCTGTACGGCCAACTGCCTGGGCGGGGCGTTTACCGGCAAGGGGCAGGTGCCCCAGGGAAGCATCGGCGACATCCCGGCCTTCGGGCGCCGGATTCCGGTGCTGTTCCGCCAGTCCAACCGCCGGCGCGCCCAGATCCTCACCGAGTACCTCAAGGAGCTGATGGATGAAGGCGCTTTCCTGCTCAACGATTCTTCCCTGGAAATGAAACACTGGAACCTCTGA
- a CDS encoding homocysteine biosynthesis protein, giving the protein MPAGGKDIALINARIEAGQAKVVTAAELGRNTSQDVDVVTIAYQAPISGSSAMLVVPVAERGVFTRAEKIWLNGIQGFPGPAPNERLGLVDTLVFADQESKDPESTFSGSDLLLELIEGKKIEVECLSVEGDTYRSEFTIGQLQFARMYVYDSPLPASGSVALFGTIRAGSRVLLNKAQGTVISRGTRSSPERPSLSLTAEMFDMDSALLGGNGDLCNSVALAVPVLDQAMLASLFGWWQGQFSAAQGAGAKSAQIELAEHLMELIMAQEFLLTDSDMKLEK; this is encoded by the coding sequence ATGCCGGCCGGCGGCAAGGACATCGCCCTGATCAACGCCCGCATCGAGGCCGGCCAGGCCAAGGTGGTGACGGCGGCGGAGCTGGGCCGGAACACATCCCAAGACGTCGACGTCGTCACCATTGCCTACCAGGCGCCGATCTCCGGCTCGTCGGCCATGCTGGTGGTGCCGGTGGCGGAACGGGGGGTGTTCACGCGGGCGGAAAAGATCTGGCTCAACGGCATCCAGGGCTTTCCCGGCCCGGCCCCCAACGAACGCCTGGGCCTGGTCGATACGCTGGTCTTCGCCGACCAGGAAAGCAAGGACCCGGAATCGACATTCAGCGGTTCCGACTTGCTGCTCGAATTGATCGAGGGGAAGAAAATCGAGGTGGAATGCCTGTCCGTGGAAGGAGACACCTACCGATCCGAATTCACCATAGGGCAGCTTCAATTCGCCAGAATGTACGTTTACGATTCCCCTCTCCCCGCTTCCGGGTCGGTGGCGCTTTTCGGCACCATCCGGGCCGGCAGCAGGGTGCTGCTCAACAAGGCCCAGGGCACGGTGATCAGCCGCGGCACGCGGTCCTCGCCCGAACGGCCGTCGCTCTCCCTCACGGCCGAGATGTTCGACATGGATTCCGCCCTGCTCGGCGGCAATGGCGACTTGTGCAACAGCGTGGCGCTGGCGGTTCCGGTTCTCGACCAGGCCATGCTCGCCAGCCTCTTCGGTTGGTGGCAAGGGCAATTTTCAGCGGCCCAGGGCGCGGGCGCGAAATCGGCGCAGATCGAGCTGGCTGAACACCTGATGGAACTGATTATGGCCCAGGAATTCCTCTTGACCGATTCGGACATGAAACTCGAAAAGTAG
- the accB gene encoding acetyl-CoA carboxylase biotin carboxyl carrier protein — MPTTISDIKRILEIVEESAYEEVDIQFDDLRIRASKNRPLAPLAGAPPANPASPASPASPAAQVEVPPVAVPEGLFVVSAPMVGTVFRAPAPQEPPFCEVGDRVAADDTVCLIEIMKLFNSIAAGVSGTVKEILVENGALVAYDQPLILIEPD, encoded by the coding sequence ATGCCGACAACCATCAGCGACATCAAACGCATCCTCGAGATCGTCGAGGAATCGGCCTACGAAGAAGTCGATATCCAGTTCGATGACCTGCGCATCAGGGCCAGCAAAAACCGCCCCCTGGCACCGCTGGCCGGCGCCCCCCCGGCGAACCCGGCGAGCCCGGCGAGCCCGGCGAGCCCGGCGGCTCAGGTCGAAGTACCGCCCGTGGCGGTTCCCGAGGGCCTATTCGTGGTTTCCGCGCCCATGGTGGGGACCGTCTTCCGCGCGCCCGCGCCCCAGGAGCCGCCGTTCTGCGAGGTCGGCGACAGGGTGGCGGCCGATGACACCGTCTGCCTGATCGAGATCATGAAGCTCTTCAATTCGATCGCCGCCGGGGTCTCGGGGACGGTCAAGGAAATCCTGGTCGAGAACGGCGCCCTGGTGGCCTACGACCAGCCGCTGATCCTGATCGAGCCCGACTGA